One Oryzias melastigma strain HK-1 unplaced genomic scaffold, ASM292280v2 sc01110, whole genome shotgun sequence DNA segment encodes these proteins:
- the LOC112140910 gene encoding lymphocyte antigen 75, with amino-acid sequence MEKLVLVLLAAAAARSLAAKHVFVSTRLSWTDAQEFCRNSYTDLSPLTNYLETLVFRQSVSDDQSGWVGVYWTTSRCSWSGTSGLQQTLNVSLLWKYERLFVAKKLELRGFFCLNLIVVQEEKTWEEALDHCRENHHDFTSLISQTENLLAQNQIQNSTITQRVWVGLRFLGDTWMWVNSNPLSYQAWTQTGDQDQHSPVWKRCGALTKQGEWENRDCEEKLHFICV; translated from the coding sequence ATGGAGAAGCTCGTCCTCGTGCTGCTCGCCGCTGCCGCCGCTCGCAGTTTGGCCGCAAAGCACGTCTTCGTCTCCACGAGGCTCTCCTGGACCGACGCTCAGGAGTTCTGCAGGAACAGCTACACCGACCTTTCACCCCTCACCAACTACCTGGAGACGCTGGTGTTCAGACAGTCGGTGAGCGATGACCAGTCTGGATGGGTCGGCGTGTACTGGACCACTTCCAGATGCAGCTGGTCGGGAACGTCAGGCCTTCAACAAACTTTAAACGTTTCTCTTCTCTGGAAATATGAAAGGCTATTTGTGGCGAAAAAACTTGAACTCCGAGGTTTCTTCTGCCTGAACCTGATCGTGGTCCAGGAGGAGAAGACCTGGGAGGAGGCTCTGGATCACTGCAGGGAGAACCACCACGACTTCACCAGCCTGATCTCCCAGACCGAGAACCTGCTGGCCCAGAACCAGATCCAAAACTCCACCATCACTCAGCGGGTGTGGGTCGGTCTGCGCTTCCTGGGGGACACCTGGATGTGGGTGAACAGCAACCCTCTGTCGTATCAAGCCTGGACCCAAACAGGAGATCAGGACCAGCACAGTCCGGTCTGGAAGCGCTGTGGAGCTCTGACCAAACAGGGAGAGTGGGAGAACCGAGACTGTGAGGAGAAACTCCACTTCATCTGCGTCTGA